The nucleotide sequence CGTAATGCTCGGACTGTTCTGTTTCAGTTGCGCCGCGACCCGGCAGGACAGTGGTGCGAAAGCGGTTGAGGCCCTGGACCCGGAGTTCTCCAAGGTGGTCGCGGCGGATGCGGCCCTCACGCAGATTCCAGGCGAATTCCAGTTCACCGAGGGGCCGGTCTGGATCGACTCTGCCGGGGCGGTCGGCTGCCTGCTGTTCAGCGATATCCCCGCCGACCGGATCTACCGCTGGCAGGAGGGCGACACCGCATGCACCGTGTGGCGCGAGCCGAGCGGCAACTCCAACGGGCTGATCCTGGAGGGCGGCGGCTGCCTGCTGGCCTGCGAGCACGGAAACCGGCGGGTCAGCCTGACCGGCCCCGACGGCGAGGTGCGCTCCTTGTGTGAGTCCTACCGCGGAAAGAAGCTCAACAGCCCCAACGACGCGGTCGTGGGGCCGGACAGCTCGGTCTGGTTCACCGACCCGCCCTACGGCCTGGAGGGACGGCCCCAGGAGCAGGACGGCAACTACGTGTTCCGCCTGAAGCCCGGACAGAGCGAGCCCCAGGTGATGGTGGACAATTTCGACATGCCCAACGGGATCGTGTTCAGCCCGGACCGCAAAACCCTCTACATCGCCGACAGCGGCGAGCCGCACAATATCCGCTCGTTCAGCCTGGAGGGCGACAGCCTGCGCGAGAGCGGCGGCGTGTTCGCGCTGGTCAGCCCCGGCGCCCCGGACGGCATGTGCGTGGACCGGGAGGGTCGCGTGTACGCGGCCTGCGGTGACGGGGTGCAGGTGCTCGGACCGGCGGGCAAGCTCCTGGGTAAAATCCTCACCCCGCTCGTGCCGACCAACTGCACTTTCGGCGGCCCGGGGTTCGACCAGTTGTTCATCACCGCCCGGGAGAAAGTTTACATGATACAACTGCGGGTGACCGGCCTGCGCTGAACCGGAACTGTCTCACCGTCGGGCGCTTCGGCGTGGGGCACTGCGCAGGAGCGCCCGGACCGCCCTCCCGTGTGGAGAGAATATTTTAAACCGGATATGTTTTACCACAAAACTAAAATGTTGCTTTTCAAAGACGTTTAAATTATATAATCCCTTTCGGGAAAGCCCGTCGCGTGGCCCTGTCACTGTCTGTTGCCGGCAGGTCCGCCGATGGCGCATTCCCCTGCTGCTTCTGCTTGAATGCTATCCTCTTCCTTAAAATTGAAACTCTTAAACTTAAGACAAAGCGGTACA is from bacterium and encodes:
- a CDS encoding SMP-30/gluconolactonase/LRE family protein — its product is MARTAIAAVMLGLFCFSCAATRQDSGAKAVEALDPEFSKVVAADAALTQIPGEFQFTEGPVWIDSAGAVGCLLFSDIPADRIYRWQEGDTACTVWREPSGNSNGLILEGGGCLLACEHGNRRVSLTGPDGEVRSLCESYRGKKLNSPNDAVVGPDSSVWFTDPPYGLEGRPQEQDGNYVFRLKPGQSEPQVMVDNFDMPNGIVFSPDRKTLYIADSGEPHNIRSFSLEGDSLRESGGVFALVSPGAPDGMCVDREGRVYAACGDGVQVLGPAGKLLGKILTPLVPTNCTFGGPGFDQLFITAREKVYMIQLRVTGLR